The window GCGCACGGTGAAATTCGGCGTATGCGTGCCCGACCAGTCGACTGAATTCGGGTCGATCGGATTATCGTGGGCGTCGAGCACCTCCATGTGCATGCGCGACAGATAGCTGGGATCCTTGCGCATATGCGCGGAGATCTCGGTCTTGGCGATCGAGGAGGGCACCGTCCAAGTCGGATTGAGAACGACACTGCTGATCTGGGCCGTCAGCGTCGGCGAGGGCTTTTCGGTCTTGCCGACGATCACGCGATAACGCCTTACCACGACGTCGTTCTCGACCGCTTCGGCGAAGGCGGCGGGGATGTTGACGACGACATAGCGCTGGCCGAAGCCGAAATTCATGTTCTCGAGCCGCTGGAGCGAAGCCTCCAGCTGCCGGATGCGCTTCTGCACCGGCACGTTCATCGCCGCAATCGTGCGCGGCGTCACCGTTCCGGTCGGCGCGAGGCCGTGGCGGGCCTGGAAGCGTTTCACGGCGTCGGCGAGATCCTGGTCGAAGGCGCCGCTCGCCTTGTCGGCGGCAAGATCGCCGGAGACGATCAGCCGCTTGCGCAGGATATCGTCGTTGGCGCCCTGGGCGCCGGGCGCGAATTTGGCGTCTGCCGGGATCGCCGGCCAGCCGCCGCGCACGGCAAGATCGGAATAGCTCAGCGCCGCATCCTTGATGCGCTGGGCGGAGCCCTCGTCATAGGTCGGCTCGTGCGTCAGCGCGAGCGCCGCGGCCGAGCGGCTCTCTGCCGTCGAAGCGGACACTGGCGCGGCAGTTTTCGGTGCGGCTGCGTGGGCCGGATTGGCGGTGGCCGGCACCGTGCCAACCGCAGTCGCCGGCTTGGGCCCGGCCTGTCCAATCGTCTCGGTCTGAGCAAGCGCAGAGGCGCTCGCAAGCATGCCGACGGCAATGATCATCGCATGGCGTTTCGACATGTGTCCCATCTTCCCCCTGAGAGCGAGGCCCGGGCGGGCGCTCGCATCGGCAATTCCCCGGTTCGTCGTGCTGATTCGAGCAATCGGCGGGAGGCTAGCGCCTCCCGGTTGCGGCTACCTTAAGCACGGCGCATCGCGAGCCCGGCACGTCGGACGGCGGTCTCTGGATTGGGTCGCGACAGGGCTGGAATGGGTTCGCGAAAACCGCGGGCGACGGCGGGAAAAATGGTCAACAAAAAGGGGCGGTCATGCCGCCCCGAGAAGTCCGCGCACGCGCGGGCCGGATATATCTCGTCCGGTCTCGTTCAATCCAGCCGCGCCCCGTGACGCGGCGGATTGAACATCGGGCGGAAAGGCGCGAACGCCGACGGCTCAGGCTTCGTTCGCTGCGATCGATTCCATCAGCGAGACGAGCTGACGCTGCACCGTCTGGTCCTTGATCTTGCTGTAGGCGCGCAGCAGGCGGAGGCTGAAGGCCGAGTCCAGGAAGAGCAGGCTCTCGACTTCGCGCGCCTTGTTGTCGCCGTCATAGAAGAAGGTCACGGGCACATCGAGGGCGGTGGCGATCTGCTGAAGCCGGGCCGCGCCGACGCGATTGACGCCCTTCTCGTACTTCTGGACCTGCTGGAAACTGACGCCGAGCTTCTCGCCGAGCTCGGCCTGCGAGACCTTCATCTCGACGCGCCGCAGACGGATTCGCTTGCCCAGCTCAATGTCCGGCTTGCCGGCACTGCGCTGCTTCATTCTCTTCGCCGCTGTCTTCATCTTTTTTCTCATCGGTCTTCGGTTGAAAACCCCCCGAAGAGCTGGGTCAGGGGTTCGCCCATATACTCGTCCTTGAATTCATGCGGGTGCACGAACTCTTCCTTAAACCACGGGAAACGCGCCGGATTGAAGGCTTCGATCAGCCAGTCAATCATGTGCCGCACGCGCGGAATCCGGCCGCTACCAGGATGGTAGGACAACCAGATATCCAGCGATCTGTTCAGCTCGACTTCCAGTGGAATCAACTTCCCGCCAAGCGCAACGGCGTAGCTCGGGAACACGCCGATTCCGGCGCCATTCGCGACCGCCCAGTAATTGGCGCTCGAGACGTTGGTCTTCATGACCAGAAGGTCACGCTCCGGAACGCCGGGGAAGAAGCTCTCGAAAGTTTGCTTGGCGTCGAGTTGGTCGGCGAACTGCAGCACCAGGCGGTGCTTGATCAACTCCATCGCCGAACGCGGCGCGCCATGTTTTGAAATGTACTTCTCGGAGGCCCAGAACATCAGATGCATGCGGCCGAGCCGCACCAGCTTGACGTCGAGCGCCGAAGGCCGCGACAGGTGAATGGCGACGTCGGCCTCATGGCGAGAGACGTCGGCTGAACGCATCGCGCAATGCAGATCCACCAGGATCTTCGGATAGGCCTGCTGGAATTCGACCAGTCGCGGGGCGAGCCAGAATGTGCCAAGTCCCTCGGTGATGGCGACGCGGACCTCGCCGGACAGGGCGTTCGCCGTCGAATCGCTGGTGCGCAGCACGTCGAACGCCGCCGCCTCCATTTGCTCGACGGCGGAGACCACCAGCGCGCCTTCGTCGGTCAGGCGGGTGCCGTGGACGTCGCGGGTGAACAGGGTCGTGCCGGTCTGGCGTTCGAAATCATCGATCCGGCGGCGGACGGCGTTGATCGACAGCGACAGGCGCTCGGCCGCCGAGCGGAAACTTCCGCATCGGACGACTTCCAGGAAAATGCGCGCCGCATCCCAGTCCGACAGGCCGGTGATGTTTGTCTTTGGGCGTTCTTCCAGTGGAACGCCCCTTTCCGCCAAGGAGTGCATACAAGTCCCTTCGGGTCGCTAAACTGGCAGAATCTGGCGCAAACCACAACCACGGCGGGTTGGGGAACGACGAGTTTTGAACGTCATCCTTACTACGTCGCAGGTGGTATTGGGGTGCTGCCAGGGCGGGAACAAGGGCTGGGAATCGGGCAAACCATCGCCCGTGTGAGGGGTGTGGCGTGAGTTCCGTTGCGAGCCGTGACATGGCTGCGGGATCGTCGGCGCTGTCCGCAATAAAGGTCCTTGCGCGAAAGCCGGTGCCGCCTTCCGCGATGGATCAATTGCAGCACGCTAGGCGTTTTAAGATTGAGCGTTTTGCGACCGAGCGAGTCGACGCTGGCCCGCGGCGCGCAGCAATACTCGCCGGAACCGCGGTTTCAAGGCACCAACACACTGAAATCATATTCGGGGGCGCAGCGGCCTCGTGTTATCCTCGACGCTCCATGGGGGCCAAAGAGGTCGTCACAACCACGTCTCACAGGCCGAATTAGCGGGAAGAACGCCGGTGTCGCATTCAGACGAACAGTTGCAGTCGGTGCTGGAAACGCTCGAAGAGTGCCGCAGGGTGCTCAACGAGAGCAACAGCCGCGAGTCGGCAGAGCTGCTGTCCATTGTCATCCTGGACGTGCGGATGAAACTCAAAGGAATTGACAGTGCCGACCTCAAGGCACTGTGCGACGAAATGCTGCGGACGGCCACGAGCGAACCGCAGCCCCCCTCCAAGCAGACGCAGGACCAGCCCCGGCGTCCGCTGCTCCGCGTGGTGAAGTAGCCGCGCCGCCAAGTCTCGCTTTTTGGCGAGATTTGTGCGTGTCCCGATGCCGCATCTGTGATCACAGACGGCATCGGGAGGAGCCCTGGTTTTGTGCGCCTCTGTTGCGCATTCGCTGGCATCGGCTACACCAGAGCCGGTTCGGCTCCGGGCCGCGCGCACTCCCCGCGCGCCGCGCCGGCGCCTGAGATGGCTCCGACTGCATCATGCAAAATGTTTCGATCCCGGCGGCGCTGATTGCCGGCCTCGTCAGCTTCCTCTCCCCTTGCGTCCTGCCGCTGGTCCCGCCCTACCTGATCTATCTGACGGGCGCGACGATCGAGCATGTCGAAAGCAACGAGCCCGCATCAGTCTCCAAACGCGCGATCATGATGTCGGCGCTCCTGTTCGTGCTCGGCTTCTCCACGGTGTTCGTGGCGCTCGGCGCCAGCGCCTCGCTGATCGGTGGGCTGATCCGCGCCTGGTCGGCCGAACTCTCGATCCTCGCCGGCGTCGTCATCATCGTCATGGGCCTGCATTTCCTCGGCCTGACGCGCATTGGCCTGTTGATGCGCGAGGGACGCTTGACCGCGCCCAAGCCCGTCGGCCTCTGGGGGGCTTATGTGATGGGGCTCGCCTTTGCCTTTGGCTGGACGCCCTGCATCGGCCCGATCCTTGCCGCGATCCTCTCGGTCGCCGCGGCCGAGGCGACGGTGACGAAGGGCGCCGGCCTGCTAGCGGTCTATTCGGCCGGCCTCGGCATCCCCTTCCTGATCGCCGCCCTGATGATCGAGCAATTTTCGACCCTGTTCGCGCGCATGAAGGGCCATCTCGTCAATGTCGAGCGCGCCATGGGCGTCCTGATGGTGATCACCGGCATCGGCTTCCTCACCGGCGCGGTCTCGAATGTGAGCATCTGGCTGCTCGAGACGTTTCCGGCGTTGCAGACGATCGGCTAGGCGTCCGCCGCAAACCGCGCCAGCGCCTCGCGGTCGATCTCGATGCCGAGGCCCGGCCCCTCGGGCACCCGCACGACGCCCCTCGCATGCTCGATCGGCTCCTTCAAAATCGCCTGCCGGATCGGATGTTCGGTGCGATCGAACTCGAGCATCGGTTCGAGCGGGGCCAGCGAGGTCGGCGTGTGCGAGGGCAGCACGGCGAGCAGCTGGAGCGAGGCGGCGATCGCGATGCCGGTGCCCCAGACGTGCGGATTGTAGCGGATGCCGAACGCCTCGCTCATGTCGGCGATCTTCTTGCATTCGGAAAGACCACCTGCCGCGCAGGTGTCGGGCTGGGCGATGTCAAGCGCGTGCGAGACGAACAGCTCACGGAAGCCGAAGCGCGTGAATTCGCACTCGCCGCCGGCGACCGGAATCGTAAGCGCGGATTTCACCGCGCGATAGCCCGCGATGTCCTCCGGCGGCACCGGCTCCTCGAACCATCCGATGTCATGGCGCTCGATCAGGTGGCCGAGCCGGATCGCCGCGACCGCGTCATAGGCGTGGTTCGCATCGACCATCAGCGCGACATCGGGGCCGATCGCCTCGCGCACCGCGCGGGTGACCGCGGCATCCTCCGCGATGCCGAAACCGACCTTCAGCTTCACGGCGCGGAATCCTTCGGCGGCATAACCCGCCGCTTCCTCCGCCAGATAGTTCAGCGGATCGCCTGACTTGCGCCGGTAAAGACCGGTCGCATAGGCCGCAACCTGCTTGCGCGCGCCGCCGCCGAGAAGCTGATGCACGGGTACGCCAAAATGCTTGCCCTTGATGTCCCATAGCGCGATGTCAATGCCGCTCATCCCCTGGATCACGACGCCCTTCTGGCCGTGATCCCGCAGGCGCGCATAGACCATCTGCCACAGCACGTCGGTACCCAACGGATCCTCGCCGATCAGCCACGGAGCGATACTCTGCACCACCGCCGCCGTGATGCGCGCCGGGCCATAGCATTCACCCCATCCGACAAGACCATTGTCGGTCTCGATCTCGACCAGCATCGCGGTGCGCGTGTCGTACCAGGCGCGCGAATAGGCAAAGGGCTGCGACAGCTTTGCTTCGAGAATGTGCGTGCGAACCCTAGTGATCATCATTGCCGGCCTCCGTTCATCGCGCCTCGTCCAGCGCGCAAATCACCGTGCAGACCACGCCGCGGGGCAGGAAGTCGACGGTGGCCTCGCCGCCGAGCTGGTCGCGCGCACTGCGCTCGATCAGGCGCGAGCCGAAGCCGCGTTGCACCGGCGCCGTCACCGGCGGTCCGCCGATCTCGGTCCAGATCAGGCGCAGCCGCGGCTTCGGCGCCTCGGCAAGAACCTCCCACTCCAGCGTCACCCGGCCGGTCTCGTTGGACAGCGCGCCGTATTTCGCGGCGTTGGTGGCGATCTCGTGCACGATCATCGACAGCACCACGGCGAGCCGCGGCGACAGCGGCACCGCGGGGCCGGCCATGCGGATGCGCTCCGGATTATTCAGCAGGAACGGCCGAAGCGCGCGGGCGATCACGTCCCGCAGCTCGGAGCCCGCCCATTTCTCCTGGCTCAGCAAATTATGCGCCTCGGCCAGCGCGCCGAGCCGACCCTCGAATTTTACCCGCTCGTCCCGGCTGGCGCTGCGGAAGGTCTGCACCGCGATCGCCTGCATCAAGGCGAGCGTGTTCTTGACGCGATGGTTGAGCTCGTCGATCAGGAGATCGTGCAGCATCTCGCCGCGCGCGATCGTGGTCGCCATCCTGACCGCGAAGGTCAGGCCTGTCAGCAGCAGGATGCCGCCGATAAAACTGGTGATCGCGATGTTGCGCCAGAGCGGAGCGATCAGCGAGCTCTCGGCGACGCCGGCCACGATGGTCCAGCCGGTCAGCCGCGACCTTGTATAGACGGTGGACAACGCGACACCGTCGAGCGAAACCGTCGAGAGTGCGGCTTCCGACGTGCGCAACATACTCTCGTACAGCGTGCCGGTAGCCCGCTTGCCGAAGATCTCCGTAGGGCTCGGCGTGCGCGCGAACACGATGGCCTTGGTGTCGAGCAGGGAAACCGTCCAATCCCGATCGGGCCGCTGCTTCTCGACCAGGTGCTGAAAGGTGCTGATCGGCGGGCTGAAGCAGAGGTCGTAGATCACTTCGCCGTCGCGGAGCACCGGAACCTCGACCGTAAGCACCTGCCGGCCGTTGACCGCGCCGGTGAACAGGTCGGAATATTGCGGCGACCTGGTCGCAAACACCTTTTCGATGATCTCCAGGTGGCCGCGTGGCGGCAGGCTTGCGGTGTCCTCCGTCGCGGAGGAGAACAGCAGTCGGCCCTTGCGATCGGAGATCAGCACCAGGCCGCCCTTGCCATACTGATCGACGAAGCCGAGGGCGATGCGGCGAAAATTCTGGAAGTCGTCGTCGCGCAGCGAATTCGTCAGCGCCAGCACTTGCAGGCCGCCGGTCATCCGCTGCACCTCGGAGTCCAGCACGAGGCGCATGCTGCGCACGTTCTCCAGCACGCGGCGGGTCGCGTCATTGCGATCCTGCTTGTAATTGTAAACGGCAATACCGACCGCGAAGACGATCAGCGGCAACATCGTTCCCGTGACCAGAAGAGCGAGCCGGACCGGCAAAGTGAGCTTTGACAAACGCGGGCGTCCCGGTTCCAGCGCAAGCGAGCGCCGGATTTATGATTTTGGGAGACCATAGGGGCGGGATTTGCGGCGCGCCATAATTTTTCGCATCCGGACGAGCCGCCCAGGGACAAGATTTCTGCAGCGCAGTCCGCGGCAGCGCCTCAGCTCATGCTGATTGCGGTCAGCAGCAGGCACATGGCGTAGACGGCAGCCAGGCTGAGCCCGGCGATCCGGGCTTCTCGATACGATTTCATAATTTCAACTCCCAGAGTGGGAGGCCGCCTTCGAGGCGGCCCCCCTTACACCTGGATCAATCAATTTCCTGAACTACCGTGCGCGAGCCGGG of the Bradyrhizobium sp. WSM1417 genome contains:
- a CDS encoding murein L,D-transpeptidase, translated to MSKRHAMIIAVGMLASASALAQTETIGQAGPKPATAVGTVPATANPAHAAAPKTAAPVSASTAESRSAAALALTHEPTYDEGSAQRIKDAALSYSDLAVRGGWPAIPADAKFAPGAQGANDDILRKRLIVSGDLAADKASGAFDQDLADAVKRFQARHGLAPTGTVTPRTIAAMNVPVQKRIRQLEASLQRLENMNFGFGQRYVVVNIPAAFAEAVENDVVVRRYRVIVGKTEKPSPTLTAQISSVVLNPTWTVPSSIAKTEISAHMRKDPSYLSRMHMEVLDAHDNPIDPNSVDWSGTHTPNFTVRQHNGTFNALGAVKIDMPNSYSVYMHDTNQRNLFSDDYRFDSHGCSRVDNVRDLAAWLLKDQPKWSRAAIDAEIASGQHLDVAMVKKVPVAWIYLTAWMTKDQTVQFRNDVYHQDEQLLEATAEEAAFFSNAGSHPLTAHMTR
- a CDS encoding helix-turn-helix domain-containing protein; this encodes MKQRSAGKPDIELGKRIRLRRVEMKVSQAELGEKLGVSFQQVQKYEKGVNRVGAARLQQIATALDVPVTFFYDGDNKAREVESLLFLDSAFSLRLLRAYSKIKDQTVQRQLVSLMESIAANEA
- a CDS encoding LysR family transcriptional regulator; protein product: MHSLAERGVPLEERPKTNITGLSDWDAARIFLEVVRCGSFRSAAERLSLSINAVRRRIDDFERQTGTTLFTRDVHGTRLTDEGALVVSAVEQMEAAAFDVLRTSDSTANALSGEVRVAITEGLGTFWLAPRLVEFQQAYPKILVDLHCAMRSADVSRHEADVAIHLSRPSALDVKLVRLGRMHLMFWASEKYISKHGAPRSAMELIKHRLVLQFADQLDAKQTFESFFPGVPERDLLVMKTNVSSANYWAVANGAGIGVFPSYAVALGGKLIPLEVELNRSLDIWLSYHPGSGRIPRVRHMIDWLIEAFNPARFPWFKEEFVHPHEFKDEYMGEPLTQLFGGFSTEDR
- a CDS encoding cytochrome c biogenesis CcdA family protein is translated as MQNVSIPAALIAGLVSFLSPCVLPLVPPYLIYLTGATIEHVESNEPASVSKRAIMMSALLFVLGFSTVFVALGASASLIGGLIRAWSAELSILAGVVIIVMGLHFLGLTRIGLLMREGRLTAPKPVGLWGAYVMGLAFAFGWTPCIGPILAAILSVAAAEATVTKGAGLLAVYSAGLGIPFLIAALMIEQFSTLFARMKGHLVNVERAMGVLMVITGIGFLTGAVSNVSIWLLETFPALQTIG
- a CDS encoding mandelate racemase/muconate lactonizing enzyme family protein, producing the protein MMITRVRTHILEAKLSQPFAYSRAWYDTRTAMLVEIETDNGLVGWGECYGPARITAAVVQSIAPWLIGEDPLGTDVLWQMVYARLRDHGQKGVVIQGMSGIDIALWDIKGKHFGVPVHQLLGGGARKQVAAYATGLYRRKSGDPLNYLAEEAAGYAAEGFRAVKLKVGFGIAEDAAVTRAVREAIGPDVALMVDANHAYDAVAAIRLGHLIERHDIGWFEEPVPPEDIAGYRAVKSALTIPVAGGECEFTRFGFRELFVSHALDIAQPDTCAAGGLSECKKIADMSEAFGIRYNPHVWGTGIAIAASLQLLAVLPSHTPTSLAPLEPMLEFDRTEHPIRQAILKEPIEHARGVVRVPEGPGLGIEIDREALARFAADA
- a CDS encoding sensor histidine kinase produces the protein MLPLIVFAVGIAVYNYKQDRNDATRRVLENVRSMRLVLDSEVQRMTGGLQVLALTNSLRDDDFQNFRRIALGFVDQYGKGGLVLISDRKGRLLFSSATEDTASLPPRGHLEIIEKVFATRSPQYSDLFTGAVNGRQVLTVEVPVLRDGEVIYDLCFSPPISTFQHLVEKQRPDRDWTVSLLDTKAIVFARTPSPTEIFGKRATGTLYESMLRTSEAALSTVSLDGVALSTVYTRSRLTGWTIVAGVAESSLIAPLWRNIAITSFIGGILLLTGLTFAVRMATTIARGEMLHDLLIDELNHRVKNTLALMQAIAVQTFRSASRDERVKFEGRLGALAEAHNLLSQEKWAGSELRDVIARALRPFLLNNPERIRMAGPAVPLSPRLAVVLSMIVHEIATNAAKYGALSNETGRVTLEWEVLAEAPKPRLRLIWTEIGGPPVTAPVQRGFGSRLIERSARDQLGGEATVDFLPRGVVCTVICALDEAR